In the Zonotrichia albicollis isolate bZonAlb1 chromosome W, bZonAlb1.hap1, whole genome shotgun sequence genome, one interval contains:
- the LOC141726968 gene encoding LOW QUALITY PROTEIN: uncharacterized protein LOC141726968 (The sequence of the model RefSeq protein was modified relative to this genomic sequence to represent the inferred CDS: inserted 1 base in 1 codon), which translates to MSENLDPKAKADFYTLLAKHNAKPSSGGENWAENNWFNLENIIDRICSLQHESKFKMGKNKSILCSVLGACLTAAIENRCKRRTEEMVIIDSLQNLVGILQKQLNEDRNEIYKLRAALREEHTKTIHKINSSTEEEEKVTPSIKKIYPYKEIEAAKQNYSYKESETVKNCGENCCPHLRPFIKTEYNYINDEDMDPHITTKQTPFSATELAKLKKEFGRLPHESETEYVFRVSLTGGDQIKLTEQEASXYWGHGVFLTTGDKRDAWSLTQRAAYWAGGINPLERGDPLAIATTPDQILESVQKAACLQMIHEKKLIPGFESPMQLPVKPEIMTPLIRGLPETLKSTAITIQKTVMALSPIDRLERFLNNSTDQSESTDTAPSPYTPTQTPTTPSDTSSSSRKIWTWSEVAVDLINYCRQYGPVKTLEEKSEKAKGVRFMGTPNTENTEPGKQISNRQRWWMLGIKKGVPRDIMDGLPLEKLQKIITNWNFRKTNTQPSAPIPLPHQKLTNTPTNTQLSTHNTSQSFTQNTGNEPKLTLPQFLPRNLGSEAASQPLPQNTASEPKLTLSQFLSQNLDSETLAACLLKSTSSKPEVTLSQLLSQSLSNITAHPPVPQNTNSESSPTELSGN; encoded by the exons ATGAGTGAAAATCTCGAtcctaaagcaaaagctgaTTTTTACACGTTGCTTGCTAAACACAATGCCAAACCGTCATCTGGCGGAGAAAATTGGGCAGAAAACAATTGGTTCAATTTGGAAAACATCATTGATAGAATatgttctctgcaacatgaatcaaaattcaaaatgggtaaaaataaaagcattcttTGCTCAGTCCTTGGAGCATGTCTTACTGCAGCCATAGAAAACCGCTGTAAACGGAGAACTGAGGAAATGGTAATTATAGATTCCCTTCAAAATTTGGTTGGAATTTTGCAAAAACAGTTAAATGAggacagaaatgaaatttacaAGCTGCGAGCTGCCCTTAGGGAAGAACACACCAAAACCATACACAAAATCAACTCCTctacagaggaggaagaaaaggtaaCACCTTCCATTAAAAAGATTTATCCTTACAAAGAAATTgaggcagcaaaacaaaactattcttacaaagaatctgaaacagttaaaaattgtggggaaaattgTTGTCCTCATTTGAGaccttttattaaaactgaataCAATTACATTAATGATGAAGACATGGATCCCCACataacaaccaaacaaacaccattcagtGCTACCGAATTAGCTAAACTAAAAAAGGAATTCGGTCGCCTCCCCCACGAATCAGAAACGGAATATGTGTTCCGTGTGTCCCTCACTGGCGGAGACCAGATTAAGTTAACTGAACAAGAGGCCA GGTACTGGGGACATGGTGTTTTCCTAACAACAGGAGATAAGCGTGATGCCTGGTCTCTAACACAACGTGCAGCCTATTGGGCTGGGGGAATAAATCCCCTGGAAAGGGGTGATCCCTTAGCAATTGCCACTACCCCTGACCAAATCCTAGAAAGTGTACAAAAAGCTGCATGTTTGCAAATGATTcatgagaaaaaattaattcctggttTTGAATCCCCAATGCAATTGCCTGTGAAGCCTGAAATTATGACCCCTTTAATTCGTGGGCTTCCAGAAACATTGAAATCAACAGCAATCACTATTCAAAAAACAGTTATGGCTCTAAGCCCAATAGATAGACTAGAAAGATTTCTTAACAACTCCACTGATCAGTCTGAGTCCACTGACACTGCACCTTCACCCTATACACCAACACAGACACCCACAACACCATCTGACACATCTAGCAGCAGCCGCAAGATTTGGACATGGAGTGAGGTAGCAGTTGATTTAATAAACTATTGCAGACAGTATGGGCCTGTAAAAAccctggaagaaaaatcagaaaaagcaaaaggtgTCCGGTTTATGGGAACCCCTaacactgaaaacacagaaccagGGAAACAGATTTCCAACAGACAACGCTGGTGGATGCTGGGAATAAAGAAAGGGGTTCCCCGGGACATAATGGATGGTCTACCActtgaaaaattgcagaaaataatAACTAACTGGaattttagaaaaacaaatacCCAGCCCAGTGCCCCGATCCCCCTCCCTCACCAGAAACTAACAAATACTCCTACCAATACACAGCTCAGTACACACAATACATCACAGTCTTTCACACAGAACACAGGCAATGAGCCAAAGTTAACCCTTCCCCAGTTTCTCCCTCGTAAcctgggcagtgaggctgcATCTCAGCCCCTCCCGCAGAACACAGCCAGTGAGCCAAAATTAACTCTttctcagtttctttcacagaacttgGACAGTGAAACCCTGGCTGCGTGTCTCCTGAAAAGCACCAGCAGTAAGCCGGAAGTAACCCTTTCGCAACTTCTTTCACAGAGCCTAAGCAACATAACTGCCCACCCGCCCgtaccccaaaacacaaacagtgAATCTTCACCAACAGAGCTTTCGGGAAACTAG